A DNA window from Massilia putida contains the following coding sequences:
- the lepA gene encoding translation elongation factor 4: MKNIRNFSIIAHIDHGKSTLADRIIQLCGGLSEREMDEQVLDSMDLERERGITIKAQTAALSYKARDGQTYNLNLIDTPGHVDFSYEVSRSLSACEGALLVVDASQGVEAQTVANCYTALDLGVEVVPILNKIDLPHADPDRAKQEIEDVIGLDATDATTCSAKTGLGVEDVLETLIAKVPPPEGDPDAPLQALIVDSWYDSYVGVVMLVRVKNGTLRPKDKILLMATESQQLVEQVGVFTPRSVQLPELKAGQVGFIIAGIKELKAAKVGDTVTLASRPAPEPLPGFKEVQPQVFAGLFPVEANQYDALRDSLEKLKLNDAALQYEPEVSQALGFGFRCGFLGLLHMDVIQERLEREFDQDLITTAPTVVYEVIMRDGTMIKVDNPSKMPEVSKIDEVREPIVTVNLYMPQEYVGAVITLCTGKRGVQMDMSYHGRQVKLVYEIPMAEIVLDFFDRLKSTSRGYASMDYEFKEYRASDVVKVDMLINGDKVDALAIIVHRANAAYRGRQVAAKMRELIPRQMFDVAIQAAIGATIISRENVKALRKNVLAKCYGGDVSRKKKLLEKQKAGKKRMKQVGSVEIPQEAFLAILQVEEK, translated from the coding sequence ATGAAAAACATACGTAACTTTTCCATCATCGCCCACATCGATCACGGTAAATCGACGCTGGCCGACCGCATCATCCAGCTGTGCGGCGGCTTGTCGGAACGTGAAATGGACGAGCAGGTGCTCGACTCGATGGACCTGGAGCGCGAGCGCGGCATCACCATCAAGGCCCAGACCGCGGCGCTGTCCTACAAGGCGCGCGATGGCCAGACCTATAACCTGAACCTGATCGACACCCCGGGCCACGTCGACTTCAGCTATGAAGTGTCGCGTTCGCTGTCCGCGTGCGAAGGCGCGCTGCTCGTCGTCGACGCGTCGCAGGGCGTGGAAGCGCAGACCGTCGCCAACTGCTACACGGCGCTCGACCTGGGCGTGGAAGTGGTGCCCATCCTGAACAAGATCGACCTGCCGCACGCCGACCCGGACCGCGCCAAGCAGGAGATCGAGGACGTCATCGGCCTCGATGCCACCGACGCCACCACCTGCTCGGCCAAGACCGGGCTGGGCGTGGAAGACGTGCTGGAAACGCTGATCGCGAAGGTGCCGCCGCCGGAAGGCGATCCGGACGCGCCGCTGCAGGCGCTGATCGTCGACTCGTGGTACGACAGCTACGTCGGCGTCGTGATGCTGGTGAGAGTGAAGAACGGCACGCTGCGTCCGAAAGACAAGATCCTGCTGATGGCGACGGAATCCCAGCAACTGGTCGAGCAGGTCGGCGTGTTCACCCCGCGCTCCGTGCAACTGCCGGAGCTGAAGGCCGGCCAGGTGGGCTTCATCATCGCCGGCATCAAGGAACTGAAGGCTGCGAAGGTCGGCGATACCGTCACGCTGGCCTCGCGTCCCGCGCCCGAGCCGCTGCCCGGCTTCAAGGAAGTGCAGCCGCAGGTGTTCGCGGGCCTGTTCCCGGTGGAAGCGAACCAGTACGACGCGCTGCGCGATTCGCTGGAAAAGCTGAAACTGAACGACGCCGCCCTGCAGTACGAACCGGAAGTGTCGCAGGCGCTGGGCTTCGGCTTCCGCTGCGGCTTCCTGGGCCTGTTGCACATGGACGTCATCCAGGAACGCCTGGAGCGCGAATTCGACCAGGACCTGATCACCACTGCGCCGACCGTCGTGTACGAAGTCATCATGCGCGACGGCACGATGATCAAGGTCGACAACCCGTCCAAGATGCCGGAAGTGTCGAAGATCGACGAAGTGCGCGAGCCGATCGTCACCGTCAATCTGTACATGCCGCAGGAATATGTCGGCGCCGTCATCACGCTGTGCACCGGCAAGCGCGGCGTGCAGATGGACATGAGTTACCACGGCCGCCAGGTGAAACTGGTGTATGAGATCCCGATGGCCGAGATCGTGCTGGACTTCTTCGACCGCTTGAAGTCGACGTCGCGCGGCTATGCGTCGATGGATTACGAGTTCAAGGAATACCGCGCATCGGACGTCGTGAAGGTCGACATGCTGATCAACGGCGACAAGGTCGACGCGCTGGCCATCATCGTGCACCGCGCGAACGCCGCCTACCGCGGCCGCCAGGTCGCGGCCAAGATGCGCGAACTGATTCCGCGCCAGATGTTCGACGTGGCGATCCAGGCCGCGATCGGCGCGACGATCATCTCGCGTGAGAACGTCAAGGCGCTGCGCAAGAACGTGCTGGCGAAGTGCTATGGCGGCGACGTCAGCCGTAAGAAGAAACTGTTGGAAAAGCAAAAGGCCGGCAAGAAGCGCATGAAGCAGGTGGGCTCGGTGGAGATCCCGCAGGAAGCCTTCCTCGCCATCCTTCAAGTTGAAGAAAAATAA
- a CDS encoding ATP-grasp domain-containing protein produces MITPELIDAATTPYAPLIGAATLMRCAFYRADLRPVGELLLARAQANPDDANAWLDASFVLQLLGQREAGLDVQRHALATRSLYALPAPARTPTLHLLVLMGPGDFMANTPIEFLLQTSSIAANVQYLTLDLPLPEQVPDHDVLFVALAQSDANVPLLRDVAQMLDGWPRPVVNRPERIAHLSRDGAHAKLEGATGVLMPRTVRVARATAEQLAGAALDVQALLPGAAFPLIVRPLDSHAGTDLQKVADAAALRDYLAAQPSGEFYLAPFVDYSGQDGQFRKYRIVLIDGQPFICHLAISSHWMVHYLNADMDDSADKRAEEAAAMADFDTGFARRHAAALADIDARIGLPYLGIDCAETQDGRLLIFEVDNAMVVHAMDDPGKYPYKGPVMDKVFRAFEAMLHRAANAASN; encoded by the coding sequence ATGATCACGCCCGAACTCATCGACGCCGCCACCACACCGTACGCCCCGCTGATCGGCGCCGCCACGCTGATGCGCTGCGCCTTTTATCGCGCCGACCTGCGTCCGGTCGGCGAGCTGCTGCTGGCGCGCGCGCAGGCCAACCCGGACGACGCGAACGCCTGGCTGGACGCGAGCTTCGTGCTGCAACTGCTGGGCCAGCGCGAGGCCGGCCTGGACGTGCAGCGGCACGCGCTTGCCACCCGCTCGCTGTACGCGCTGCCGGCACCGGCACGCACGCCCACGTTGCACCTGCTCGTGCTGATGGGACCCGGCGACTTCATGGCCAACACGCCGATCGAATTCCTGCTGCAGACGTCAAGCATCGCCGCGAACGTGCAATACCTGACGCTCGACCTGCCGCTGCCGGAACAGGTGCCCGACCACGACGTGCTGTTCGTCGCGCTCGCGCAATCCGACGCCAACGTGCCGCTGCTGCGCGACGTGGCGCAGATGCTGGACGGCTGGCCGCGTCCCGTCGTCAACCGCCCGGAACGGATCGCGCACCTGTCGCGCGACGGCGCGCATGCGAAGCTGGAAGGGGCGACGGGCGTGCTGATGCCGCGCACGGTGCGCGTGGCCCGCGCGACGGCGGAGCAATTGGCCGGCGCCGCGCTCGACGTGCAGGCGTTATTGCCGGGTGCGGCATTTCCCCTGATCGTGCGCCCGCTCGACTCGCACGCGGGCACCGACCTGCAGAAGGTGGCCGATGCGGCGGCGTTGCGCGACTACCTGGCGGCGCAGCCGTCGGGCGAATTCTATCTGGCGCCGTTCGTCGATTATTCCGGCCAGGACGGCCAGTTCCGCAAATACCGCATCGTGCTGATCGACGGTCAGCCGTTCATCTGCCACCTGGCGATCTCGTCGCACTGGATGGTGCACTACCTGAACGCGGACATGGACGACAGCGCGGACAAGCGGGCGGAGGAGGCGGCCGCCATGGCCGATTTCGACACCGGTTTCGCGCGCCGCCACGCGGCCGCGCTGGCGGACATCGATGCGCGCATCGGCCTGCCTTACCTGGGCATCGACTGCGCGGAAACGCAGGATGGCCGGCTGCTCATCTTCGAAGTGGACAATGCCATGGTCGTGCACGCGATGGACGATCCGGGCAAGTATCCGTACAAGGGACCCGTGATGGACAAGGTGTTCCGCGCGTTCGAAGCGATGCTGCACCGCGCTGCAAACGCGGCGTCAAATTGA
- a CDS encoding pyridoxal phosphate-dependent decarboxylase family protein translates to MADGPDATLDPDDWKDIRVLGHRMLDDMFDHLEGIRARPVWQQMPDAARDSLRSPMPRGPGSLADAYRSLQDNVIPYTVGNPHPGFMGWVHGAGTPVGMLAEMIAGALNANVGGRNQAPVEVEHQVSSWMTSLFGFPAGACGVFVTGTSIANFMGVVVARTHALGRDVRAHGLAAHAGLRAYASTEAHGCIAKAMDMAGFGTEALRCVRVDAAGRMDLLDLAAQVAADRANGLRPFLVVASAGTVNTGAIDPLAALADFAREHALWLHVDGAYAALGMLAPDVAPLLDGIARADSIAFDFHKWGQVPYDAGYFMARDGDRMLDAFAAPAAYLQRAGRGLAAGAAWPCDVGPDLSRGFRALKTWLTFQVYGADAIGRSISATCARARELAERIAAEPELELAAPVTLNIVCFRYVCADPERVNREIVLSLYDEGRVAPSATTLGGRYAIRAAIVNHRTGPADIDALVDAVLRAGRRLSLPPAP, encoded by the coding sequence ATGGCTGACGGCCCCGACGCTACCCTCGACCCCGACGACTGGAAAGACATCCGTGTCCTCGGGCACCGGATGCTGGACGACATGTTCGACCACCTGGAAGGCATCCGCGCCCGGCCCGTCTGGCAGCAGATGCCGGACGCGGCGCGCGACAGCCTGCGCTCACCCATGCCGCGCGGCCCCGGTTCGCTGGCGGACGCCTACCGCAGCCTGCAAGACAATGTGATTCCCTATACCGTCGGCAACCCGCATCCGGGCTTCATGGGGTGGGTGCATGGCGCCGGCACGCCGGTCGGCATGCTGGCCGAAATGATCGCCGGCGCGCTGAATGCCAATGTCGGCGGGCGCAACCAGGCGCCCGTCGAGGTCGAGCACCAGGTCTCAAGCTGGATGACGTCGCTGTTCGGCTTTCCCGCCGGGGCGTGCGGCGTGTTCGTCACGGGCACGTCGATCGCCAACTTCATGGGTGTCGTCGTCGCGCGGACACACGCGCTGGGGCGCGACGTGCGCGCACACGGGCTCGCGGCGCACGCCGGGCTGCGCGCGTACGCGTCGACGGAAGCCCACGGCTGCATCGCGAAGGCGATGGACATGGCGGGCTTCGGCACCGAGGCCTTGCGCTGCGTGCGCGTGGACGCCGCCGGCCGCATGGACCTGCTTGATCTCGCCGCGCAGGTCGCCGCGGACCGCGCCAACGGACTGCGGCCGTTCCTCGTCGTGGCCAGCGCCGGGACGGTGAACACGGGCGCCATCGACCCACTGGCCGCGCTGGCCGATTTCGCCCGCGAGCACGCGCTGTGGCTGCACGTCGACGGCGCCTATGCGGCGCTGGGCATGCTCGCGCCGGACGTCGCGCCGCTGCTCGACGGCATCGCCCGGGCCGATTCGATCGCCTTCGATTTCCATAAATGGGGGCAGGTGCCATACGACGCCGGGTATTTCATGGCGCGCGACGGCGACCGCATGCTGGACGCGTTCGCGGCACCGGCCGCCTACCTGCAGCGCGCGGGACGCGGCCTCGCGGCGGGCGCGGCGTGGCCGTGCGACGTAGGGCCCGACCTGTCGCGGGGTTTCCGCGCATTGAAGACGTGGCTGACGTTCCAGGTCTACGGCGCCGACGCCATCGGCCGCTCGATCTCGGCCACGTGCGCGCGGGCGCGCGAGCTGGCCGAACGCATCGCGGCCGAGCCGGAACTGGAACTGGCGGCGCCCGTCACCTTGAACATCGTCTGCTTCCGCTATGTCTGCGCCGATCCCGAACGCGTCAATCGCGAGATCGTGCTGTCCCTGTACGACGAAGGCCGCGTGGCGCCGTCGGCGACCACGCTCGGTGGCCGCTATGCGATCCGCGCCGCCATCGTCAACCACCGCACCGGCCCGGCCGACATCGACGCGCTCGTCGATGCCGTGCTGCGCGCCGGCCGCCGTCTCTCCTTGCCACCCGCCCCATGA
- a CDS encoding glutaredoxin family protein: protein MSTAPRFTLYSRSYCHLCEDMLAALQAFMARQGQAYTVDVVDVDADPALVARFDELVPVLYGDPAGPELCHYFLDEAALRRHLGLEPAAVA, encoded by the coding sequence ATGAGCACGGCACCACGTTTCACGCTGTACTCGAGGTCGTACTGCCACCTGTGCGAAGACATGCTGGCAGCGCTGCAGGCCTTCATGGCACGGCAGGGGCAGGCGTACACGGTGGACGTGGTCGATGTCGACGCCGACCCGGCCCTGGTCGCCCGCTTCGACGAGCTCGTGCCCGTGCTGTACGGCGACCCGGCCGGGCCGGAGCTCTGCCACTACTTCCTCGACGAGGCGGCGCTGCGGCGCCACCTCGGGCTGGAACCCGCGGCTGTGGCCTAG
- a CDS encoding DegQ family serine endoprotease — MTSKTGSAILSALVFAGASLISLPAAHAAAPVAAPTVTGLPDFADLVDKVGPAVVNIRTTERIRLDQGGPDEEMQEFLRRFFGGQMVPRGRRGGPAEQPQEERVQRGVGSGFIISDDGFVLTNAHVVEGADEVVVTLTDRREFKAKVLGSDARSDVALLKVDARNLPSVRIGDSSKIRVGEWVIAIGSPFNLENTVTAGIISAKARDTGEYLPLIQSDVAVNPGNSGGPLINMRGEVIGINSQIATLSGGYNGISFAVPIDEVMRVADQIRKTGKVTRGRLGVQISEVTTDVAESLGLGRARGAEVAMVEPGGPADKAGLKTGDIILKFNGKDIERSSDLPRLVGGSPVGSRATVTVWRRGSQLDLPVTIVELQDEKSPTAKATPKKPAPDQAPNALGLHVSDLTAVQKRELKTEAGVLVEFAEGRAASAGIRQGDVILQMNNVEITSAAQFNGLVAKLDVKKPVALLVRRDNVSRYLVIRPRQ, encoded by the coding sequence ATGACAAGCAAAACCGGAAGCGCGATCCTGTCCGCCCTCGTATTTGCGGGCGCGAGTCTGATATCCCTCCCGGCGGCCCACGCGGCCGCTCCCGTTGCCGCCCCGACCGTCACCGGCCTGCCCGACTTTGCCGACCTCGTCGACAAGGTCGGCCCGGCCGTCGTCAACATCCGGACCACCGAACGCATCCGCCTCGACCAGGGCGGGCCCGACGAAGAGATGCAGGAATTCCTGCGCCGCTTCTTCGGCGGCCAGATGGTGCCGCGCGGACGCCGCGGCGGGCCCGCGGAGCAGCCGCAGGAAGAGCGCGTGCAGCGCGGCGTCGGTTCCGGCTTCATCATTTCGGACGACGGGTTCGTGCTGACCAATGCCCACGTCGTGGAGGGGGCGGACGAGGTCGTCGTGACGCTCACCGACCGGCGCGAATTCAAGGCCAAGGTGCTGGGCTCGGATGCCCGCAGCGACGTGGCGCTGCTCAAGGTCGACGCGCGCAATCTGCCCAGCGTACGCATCGGCGATTCCAGCAAGATCCGCGTGGGCGAGTGGGTGATCGCCATCGGCTCGCCGTTCAACCTGGAGAACACGGTGACGGCCGGCATCATCTCGGCCAAGGCGCGCGATACGGGAGAATATTTGCCGCTGATCCAGAGCGACGTGGCCGTCAACCCCGGCAACTCGGGCGGGCCGCTGATCAATATGCGCGGCGAAGTCATCGGCATCAATTCGCAGATCGCGACCTTGTCCGGCGGGTACAACGGCATCTCGTTCGCCGTGCCGATCGACGAGGTCATGCGCGTCGCCGACCAGATCCGCAAGACCGGCAAGGTCACGCGCGGGCGTCTCGGCGTGCAGATCAGCGAAGTGACGACGGACGTCGCCGAATCGCTGGGCCTGGGCCGCGCGCGCGGCGCCGAGGTCGCGATGGTCGAGCCGGGCGGCCCGGCGGACAAGGCCGGGCTCAAGACCGGCGACATCATCCTGAAATTCAACGGCAAGGACATCGAACGCAGCTCCGACCTGCCGCGCCTCGTGGGCGGCAGCCCCGTCGGCAGCCGCGCCACCGTCACCGTGTGGCGCCGCGGCAGCCAGCTCGACCTGCCGGTGACCATCGTCGAACTGCAGGACGAAAAATCGCCGACGGCCAAAGCGACGCCGAAGAAACCGGCGCCCGACCAGGCGCCGAACGCGCTCGGGCTGCACGTGTCCGACCTCACCGCCGTACAGAAGCGCGAGCTCAAGACGGAGGCGGGCGTGCTGGTCGAGTTCGCCGAAGGCCGCGCGGCGTCGGCCGGCATCCGCCAGGGCGACGTGATCCTGCAGATGAACAATGTCGAGATCACGAGCGCCGCCCAGTTCAACGGACTCGTCGCCAAGCTCGACGTCAAAAAACCGGTGGCCCTGCTGGTGCGGCGCGATAACGTCTCGCGCTACCTCGTCATCCGGCCGCGCCAATGA
- a CDS encoding sigma-E factor negative regulatory protein, producing MDTNKKNRELISALSDGEIPDGDQELALAALDTPDGEQAWALFHHVGDVLRAAPAPDLSPGFAEKLAARLDAEPLPAKRGAAASDTAGPAAQFDQTVAGPT from the coding sequence ATGGATACGAACAAGAAAAACCGCGAACTCATCTCGGCGTTGAGCGACGGCGAGATCCCGGACGGCGACCAGGAACTGGCACTCGCCGCCCTGGATACGCCGGACGGCGAACAGGCGTGGGCGCTCTTTCATCACGTCGGCGACGTCCTGCGCGCGGCGCCCGCGCCCGACCTGTCGCCCGGCTTCGCAGAGAAGCTGGCGGCCCGCCTCGACGCCGAACCGCTTCCCGCCAAACGCGGGGCCGCCGCCAGCGATACGGCCGGTCCGGCGGCGCAGTTCGACCAGACCGTGGCCGGACCCACCTGA
- the rpoE gene encoding RNA polymerase sigma factor RpoE, translated as MTTERECDQLLVERVQAGDRRAFDLLVAKYQRRLMRLVSRLVHDPAEAEDVVQETFIKAFRALRHFRGDSAFYTWLYRIGINTAKNFLVTQGRRAPTSTEADAERAEGFDDADSLRDINTPESVLASKQIAYTVNAAMEALPLELRTAIVLREIEGLSYEEISEVMACPIGTVRSRIFRAREVIAEKLRPLLDISADKRR; from the coding sequence GTGACGACCGAACGCGAATGTGATCAACTGCTGGTTGAGCGCGTCCAGGCTGGCGATCGCCGGGCGTTCGACCTGCTGGTGGCAAAATACCAGCGTCGCCTGATGCGGCTCGTGTCGCGCCTCGTGCACGATCCGGCCGAGGCGGAAGACGTGGTGCAGGAAACCTTTATCAAGGCCTTCCGGGCATTGCGCCATTTCCGCGGCGATTCCGCGTTTTATACGTGGCTATATCGAATAGGAATTAACACGGCAAAGAATTTTCTTGTGACGCAAGGCAGGCGCGCGCCGACCTCGACGGAAGCCGATGCCGAACGTGCGGAAGGATTTGACGACGCGGATAGCTTGCGCGACATTAATACACCGGAATCGGTGTTGGCCAGCAAGCAGATCGCCTATACCGTGAATGCGGCCATGGAAGCATTGCCGTTGGAATTACGCACGGCGATCGTTCTGCGCGAAATAGAAGGTTTAAGCTACGAGGAAATCTCTGAAGTGATGGCGTGTCCAATCGGGACGGTGCGGAGCCGGATTTTCCGGGCGCGTGAAGTCATCGCCGAGAAATTGCGGCCCTTGCTGGATATCTCGGCGGATAAACGCCGGTAG
- the fabF gene encoding beta-ketoacyl-ACP synthase II, with the protein MSSRNRRVVVTGLGCISPIGNTIADAWEAALAGKSGIANITKFDATPFSTRFAGEVKNFNVEEYLPGKEGRHMDTFIHFGMAAGIQALQDSGLVVTEDNADRIGVLVGSGIGGLPLIEETKSEYDTRGPRRISPFFVPASIINMISGDLSIKFGLRGPNLAIVTACTTGLHCIGQAARLIEYGDADVMIAGGAESTMSPLGLGGFAAARALSSRNDDPATASRPWDRDRDGFVLGEGAGVMVLEEYEHAKARGAKIYAEVVGFGMSADANHITAPLEDGSGAARCMVSAMQYAGINPDQVHYVNAHGTSTPVGDMAEVKGIKRTFGDHAKKLVVNSTKSMTGHLLGGAGGLESVFTVLAIHNQVSPPTINIFNQDPECDLDFCANTARDMKIDYAVKNSFGFGGTNGTLVFAKI; encoded by the coding sequence TTGAGTTCACGCAACCGCCGTGTCGTCGTTACCGGCCTGGGTTGCATCTCTCCGATCGGCAACACCATTGCCGACGCGTGGGAGGCAGCACTGGCGGGCAAATCGGGCATTGCCAACATCACCAAGTTCGACGCAACGCCATTTTCGACCCGCTTCGCGGGCGAAGTGAAGAACTTTAACGTCGAGGAATACCTGCCGGGCAAGGAAGGCCGTCATATGGATACGTTCATCCATTTCGGCATGGCCGCGGGCATCCAGGCGTTACAGGATTCGGGCCTCGTCGTCACCGAGGACAATGCCGACCGCATCGGCGTGCTCGTGGGCTCCGGCATCGGCGGCCTGCCGCTGATCGAAGAGACCAAGTCGGAGTACGACACGCGCGGTCCGCGCCGCATTTCGCCGTTCTTCGTCCCGGCGTCGATCATCAACATGATCTCGGGCGACCTGTCGATCAAGTTCGGCCTGCGCGGCCCGAACCTGGCCATCGTGACCGCGTGCACGACCGGCCTGCATTGCATCGGCCAGGCTGCCCGCCTGATCGAATACGGCGACGCCGACGTGATGATCGCCGGCGGCGCGGAATCGACGATGTCGCCGCTGGGCCTGGGCGGTTTCGCCGCGGCACGCGCGCTGTCGTCGCGCAATGACGATCCGGCCACGGCTTCGCGTCCGTGGGACCGCGACCGCGACGGCTTCGTGCTGGGCGAGGGCGCCGGCGTCATGGTGCTCGAAGAGTACGAACATGCCAAGGCGCGCGGCGCCAAGATCTATGCGGAAGTCGTCGGCTTCGGCATGAGCGCGGACGCCAACCACATCACGGCACCCCTCGAGGACGGCAGCGGCGCAGCGCGCTGCATGGTATCGGCCATGCAGTACGCGGGCATCAATCCGGACCAGGTGCACTACGTGAACGCGCACGGCACGTCGACCCCGGTGGGCGACATGGCGGAAGTGAAGGGCATCAAGCGCACCTTCGGCGACCATGCGAAGAAGCTGGTCGTCAACTCCACCAAGTCGATGACGGGTCACCTGCTGGGTGGCGCGGGCGGACTCGAGTCGGTGTTCACCGTGCTCGCGATCCACAACCAGGTCTCGCCGCCGACGATCAACATCTTCAACCAGGATCCGGAATGCGACCTGGACTTCTGCGCCAACACGGCGCGGGACATGAAGATCGATTATGCGGTGAAAAACTCCTTCGGTTTCGGCGGCACCAACGGCACGCTCGTCTTCGCCAAGATCTAA
- the acpP gene encoding acyl carrier protein, whose product MSDIEQRVKKIVAEQLGVAEADIKIDSSFVDDLGADSLDTVELVMALEDEFEMEIPDEQAEKITTVRQAIEYAQAHVKA is encoded by the coding sequence ATGTCGGATATCGAACAACGCGTTAAAAAAATCGTCGCTGAGCAACTGGGCGTTGCCGAAGCAGACATCAAAATCGATTCCTCGTTCGTTGACGACCTCGGCGCTGACTCGCTGGACACCGTGGAACTGGTGATGGCCCTGGAAGACGAATTCGAAATGGAAATCCCGGACGAGCAGGCCGAGAAGATCACGACCGTTCGCCAGGCTATCGAGTACGCACAGGCACACGTCAAGGCCTAA
- the fabG gene encoding 3-oxoacyl-ACP reductase FabG, which produces MNLQNQVALVTGASRGIGKAIALELARQGAKVVGTATTAAGAEAIGAYLAEFGGKGVVLNVTDAAQCAAVIDDVSKNVGTIGILVNNAGITQDQLAMRMKDEEWDNVIATNLTAVGRLSRAVLRGMMKAKQGRIINITSVVGAAGNPGQMNYAAAKAGVAGMTRALAREIGSRNITVNCVAPGFIDTDMTKSLGEGQHEALLTQIPLGRLGQPEDIAHAVAFLASPQAGYITGTELHVNGGMYMN; this is translated from the coding sequence ATGAATCTGCAAAACCAAGTCGCCCTCGTCACCGGTGCCTCGCGCGGCATCGGCAAGGCCATCGCGCTCGAACTGGCTCGCCAGGGCGCCAAGGTCGTCGGCACCGCCACGACGGCAGCCGGTGCCGAAGCCATCGGCGCCTACCTCGCCGAGTTCGGCGGCAAGGGCGTCGTGCTGAACGTCACCGACGCCGCGCAATGCGCCGCCGTCATCGACGACGTCAGCAAGAACGTCGGCACCATCGGCATCCTCGTCAACAATGCCGGCATCACCCAAGATCAATTGGCGATGCGCATGAAAGACGAGGAGTGGGACAACGTGATCGCCACCAACCTGACCGCCGTCGGCCGCCTGTCGCGCGCCGTGCTGCGCGGGATGATGAAGGCCAAGCAGGGGCGTATCATCAACATCACGTCCGTCGTCGGCGCGGCCGGCAATCCGGGGCAGATGAATTACGCGGCGGCCAAGGCCGGCGTGGCCGGCATGACCCGCGCGCTGGCGCGCGAGATCGGCAGCCGCAACATCACCGTCAACTGCGTGGCGCCGGGCTTCATCGATACCGACATGACCAAGTCGCTGGGCGAAGGCCAACACGAGGCGCTGCTGACGCAGATCCCGCTGGGCCGCCTGGGCCAGCCGGAAGACATCGCGCATGCGGTCGCCTTCCTGGCGAGCCCGCAAGCGGGCTACATCACGGGTACCGAGCTGCACGTCAACGGCGGCATGTACATGAACTGA
- the fabD gene encoding ACP S-malonyltransferase yields MSKFAFLFTGQGAQAVGMLNGFAGNKAVEQTVLEASDALGQDIGKLIAEGPKEDLDLTTNTQPVMLTAAVAVYRAWIAAGGPKPAVVAGHSLGEYSALVAAGVIDFKDAVPLVRFRAQSMQDAVPVGQGGMAVILGLSADDVRVVCAEAAQGEVVEAVNFNEPTQIVIAGHTAAVERACDIAKAKGAKRAMKLAVSAPFHSSLLKPASDRLRDYMANLDFAAPQIDLINNVDVAILNDPAAIKDALVRQAAGPVRWVETMQKMAADGVTQVIECAPSKTLIGMAKRIDPVLVGEALVDQAALERVLAAVKG; encoded by the coding sequence ATGAGCAAATTCGCATTTCTCTTCACCGGCCAGGGCGCGCAAGCCGTCGGCATGCTGAACGGCTTCGCCGGCAACAAAGCCGTCGAACAGACCGTGCTTGAGGCGTCGGACGCGCTGGGCCAGGACATCGGCAAGCTGATCGCCGAAGGTCCGAAGGAAGACCTGGACCTGACCACCAACACGCAGCCCGTGATGCTGACGGCCGCCGTCGCCGTCTACCGCGCGTGGATCGCCGCGGGCGGCCCCAAGCCGGCCGTCGTCGCCGGCCACAGCCTCGGCGAATACTCGGCGCTCGTCGCCGCCGGCGTGATCGACTTCAAGGATGCCGTGCCGCTCGTGCGCTTCCGCGCGCAATCGATGCAGGATGCCGTGCCGGTCGGGCAGGGCGGCATGGCCGTGATCCTCGGCCTGTCGGCCGACGACGTCCGTGTCGTGTGTGCCGAAGCCGCCCAAGGTGAGGTGGTCGAAGCCGTGAACTTCAACGAGCCGACGCAGATCGTGATCGCCGGCCACACGGCCGCCGTGGAGCGCGCCTGCGACATCGCCAAGGCCAAGGGCGCCAAGCGCGCCATGAAGCTGGCCGTGTCGGCGCCGTTCCACTCGTCGCTGCTGAAGCCGGCGTCGGACCGCCTGCGCGACTACATGGCGAACCTGGATTTTGCCGCGCCGCAGATCGACTTGATCAACAACGTGGACGTCGCTATCCTGAACGATCCGGCCGCGATCAAGGACGCCTTGGTGCGCCAGGCTGCCGGTCCCGTGCGCTGGGTCGAGACCATGCAGAAGATGGCCGCGGACGGCGTGACGCAAGTCATCGAATGCGCACCGAGCAAGACCCTGATCGGCATGGCCAAACGTATCGACCCGGTGCTGGTGGGCGAAGCCCTGGTCGACCAGGCCGCGCTGGAGCGCGTGCTCGCCGCCGTCAAAGGCTGA